A genome region from Flammeovirga agarivorans includes the following:
- a CDS encoding MBL fold metallo-hydrolase RNA specificity domain-containing protein, producing MRLTFWGAAQQVTGSMALLTLDDGYQILIDCGIDMANLSEADPLYPNSAFPFDVSLVNLVVVTHAHLDHSGKLPNLYKEGYEGQILCTSATASLTQILLEDSARINQRKLKAYNKKKSKGQSVEQYSFIPENLYTESDVSATMQEVVPIQFSRRFNIKPGVWVTFLPAGHLLGAAHVYLEIDDNGERKTFLFSGDIGRQDYPLLNDPSEVPEADYVVCETTYGNREHSQISDSTKDLQDVIQRTCVDMPGRLIIPAFSIGRTQAVLFELHKLFVEGKLPPIKIFADSPLAMQSNRIYENSKHLLNKEAKDFMEDYDSLFNFENIEYLQKQNDSKAISNYNEPCIIISSSGMLEGGRIQHHIQANMGNPYATVLMVGFSAEGTLGARLRDNEGSLRIGSEEHTIHCKIEQTDSFSGHGDVKDLEHFITQQDKNKVKQIFLNHGEEESMEAFKNRIEALGYNNVVIPNKGHEFIV from the coding sequence ATGAGACTCACTTTTTGGGGAGCAGCACAGCAAGTAACTGGAAGTATGGCCTTGTTAACTTTAGACGATGGCTATCAAATTTTGATTGATTGTGGTATAGATATGGCCAACCTTTCTGAGGCTGATCCACTCTACCCCAATTCGGCTTTTCCATTTGATGTTTCTTTGGTCAATTTGGTAGTGGTAACCCATGCACATTTAGATCACTCCGGTAAATTACCGAATTTATATAAGGAAGGATACGAAGGACAAATTCTTTGTACGTCTGCAACAGCATCACTTACACAAATTTTGCTAGAGGACTCTGCGCGTATTAATCAGAGAAAACTTAAGGCTTACAATAAGAAAAAATCTAAAGGACAATCTGTAGAACAATACTCTTTTATTCCAGAAAACCTTTATACTGAAAGTGATGTATCTGCCACTATGCAAGAGGTAGTACCTATCCAATTTAGTAGACGATTTAATATTAAGCCCGGAGTATGGGTAACTTTCTTGCCTGCGGGACACTTATTGGGTGCTGCACATGTTTATCTAGAGATTGACGATAATGGGGAAAGAAAAACCTTTTTATTCTCTGGTGATATTGGACGTCAAGATTATCCACTATTAAATGATCCGAGTGAAGTTCCTGAAGCAGATTATGTAGTTTGTGAAACTACTTACGGTAACCGTGAACACTCTCAAATAAGTGATTCTACTAAAGATCTTCAAGACGTTATTCAACGTACTTGTGTGGATATGCCTGGGCGCTTGATCATTCCAGCATTTAGTATTGGTAGAACACAAGCCGTATTGTTTGAGCTACACAAACTTTTTGTTGAAGGTAAATTGCCTCCAATAAAAATATTTGCAGATAGCCCATTGGCGATGCAAAGTAATCGTATCTATGAAAACTCAAAGCACCTTTTAAATAAAGAAGCGAAAGATTTTATGGAGGATTATGATAGTCTTTTCAATTTTGAAAATATAGAATACCTTCAGAAACAAAATGATAGTAAGGCTATTTCAAATTATAACGAGCCTTGTATTATCATTTCTTCTTCTGGTATGTTAGAAGGAGGACGTATTCAACATCATATTCAAGCTAATATGGGGAACCCTTATGCTACTGTCTTGATGGTTGGTTTCTCAGCAGAAGGTACTTTGGGAGCTAGACTCCGCGACAATGAAGGGTCACTTCGTATTGGTTCAGAAGAACATACTATTCATTGTAAAATCGAACAAACAGATTCTTTTAGTGGACATGGTGATGTCAAAGATCTTGAACACTTTATCACTCAACAAGACAAAAATAAAGTGAAGCAGATCTTCTTAAACCACGGTGAAGAAGAATCTATGGAAGCGTTTAAAAATAGAATTGAGGCTCTAGGATACAATAATGTTGTTATTCCTAATAAGGGCCATGAATTTATTGTATAA
- a CDS encoding TonB family protein, with product MFKKQLFILIPLYFFISSIYAQSNKIVFFDSLFNKTENITEASFMQRIQYDAKKELYLNNINNFKKGYKYSSFYSSDSIGLVKEGKYKQWHKNGNLAFDGEILNRRKYGPCKTYYENGKLMDLTAYPLVELGKGKLVEFYDPNGKQLITNGNGPFIKYWEDNTEMVKVKGQYKDGYKIGQWIGYDSLGNITFEEVWKNKKLVKGIRYTENNQQKEYTRLYEKPKPVMGMSALNNLIMKNIVYPPNAINKQLMGYVRLSFKIDDEGNTKNVKIQNSSNTIFENEALRVFNHIQPKWEKGLFRGKIQEDKLVRYVVYFQYAFERKYYDFELNTPYLLTKNMYPTYTREVAYYQGTVSKIGEKYNHSISYLSTGQLHKEYSTKDLKGYKKDGLYQEFYPNGRVKKEGHFVDRKKDGLWTYYDNSGNKVLDIPENKTFSKKRKFENYSSNNDLDVKEILNLGIADSIQSKLNDFPYVYHFTSYHSPLTKKLKRSRYSEYRHIINKSGELSQYTKEGQYLLKDGNGILNFYDEKSGLVIFGDFNKIWNEDHLIVVDTSQHDIPDYEEDIFFRGKFYKNKEYIKFTSSSEATQRIIDQNYKQDPVLIFNISSIDKEDGMSLFMDHFFNPLIRFALYEEVYVRKNERQPNGEKFDYCISVNQDQEYSLTLLNDQGSEILPLLSKHLNQSNYQQLFKNLIDSLLGDLPEFEASVNNFKTLSSSIDIPIAYDQVR from the coding sequence ATGTTCAAGAAGCAACTATTTATTCTTATACCTTTATATTTTTTCATCAGTTCTATCTATGCACAATCCAATAAGATTGTATTTTTTGATAGCCTTTTTAACAAAACAGAAAATATTACTGAAGCATCATTTATGCAGAGAATTCAATATGATGCGAAAAAGGAGTTATATCTCAATAACATCAATAATTTTAAAAAAGGGTATAAATATTCTTCTTTTTACTCTTCAGACAGTATAGGTTTAGTAAAAGAAGGAAAGTACAAACAATGGCATAAGAATGGGAACCTTGCCTTTGATGGAGAAATTCTAAACCGAAGAAAATATGGACCTTGTAAAACGTACTATGAAAATGGGAAATTAATGGATCTGACTGCTTACCCTTTAGTGGAGTTAGGTAAGGGTAAATTAGTAGAGTTTTACGATCCCAATGGTAAACAACTGATTACTAACGGAAATGGCCCTTTTATAAAGTATTGGGAGGACAATACTGAAATGGTTAAAGTAAAAGGACAGTATAAAGACGGCTATAAAATAGGACAATGGATAGGTTATGATAGCCTAGGGAATATCACTTTTGAAGAAGTATGGAAGAACAAGAAGCTGGTAAAAGGTATTAGATATACGGAGAACAATCAACAGAAAGAATATACTCGATTATATGAAAAACCTAAGCCGGTGATGGGCATGTCCGCTTTAAATAATCTCATCATGAAAAATATCGTTTACCCTCCAAATGCAATTAATAAACAATTGATGGGTTATGTGAGGCTAAGTTTTAAAATTGATGATGAAGGGAATACCAAAAACGTAAAAATTCAAAATTCATCCAACACAATATTCGAAAATGAAGCCCTTAGAGTATTTAATCACATTCAACCAAAATGGGAAAAGGGGTTGTTTAGAGGTAAAATTCAAGAAGATAAACTAGTTCGGTATGTTGTCTACTTCCAATATGCTTTCGAAAGAAAATACTATGATTTTGAGTTAAATACTCCTTACCTCCTCACTAAAAATATGTACCCAACATATACTAGAGAAGTAGCCTATTATCAAGGCACTGTATCTAAAATTGGAGAGAAATATAATCATAGCATATCTTACCTTTCAACAGGTCAATTGCATAAAGAATATTCTACGAAAGACCTTAAAGGATATAAGAAAGATGGTTTATACCAAGAATTTTACCCTAATGGTAGAGTGAAAAAAGAAGGGCACTTTGTAGATAGAAAGAAAGATGGATTATGGACTTATTACGATAACTCTGGTAATAAGGTATTAGATATCCCAGAGAATAAAACGTTTAGTAAGAAGAGAAAGTTTGAGAATTATTCAAGCAACAACGATCTTGATGTAAAGGAAATTTTGAATCTAGGTATTGCTGATTCTATTCAATCTAAACTAAATGACTTCCCATACGTCTACCATTTCACAAGCTACCATTCTCCTTTAACAAAGAAGTTGAAAAGAAGCCGTTATTCAGAATATCGACATATCATTAATAAAAGTGGTGAACTCTCTCAGTATACTAAAGAAGGGCAATATTTATTAAAGGATGGCAATGGAATATTAAACTTTTATGATGAAAAATCTGGCTTGGTCATTTTTGGTGATTTTAATAAAATTTGGAATGAAGATCATCTAATTGTTGTGGATACAAGTCAACATGATATTCCTGATTACGAGGAGGATATTTTCTTTCGTGGAAAATTTTATAAAAATAAAGAATATATAAAGTTTACTTCTAGCAGTGAAGCAACTCAACGTATCATTGATCAAAATTATAAACAAGATCCTGTATTGATATTCAATATATCTTCTATCGATAAAGAAGACGGTATGTCACTTTTTATGGATCATTTCTTTAACCCTCTCATTCGTTTTGCTTTGTATGAAGAAGTCTATGTGAGAAAAAATGAAAGACAACCCAATGGCGAAAAGTTTGATTATTGTATTTCTGTCAATCAAGATCAAGAATATTCCTTAACACTTTTAAATGATCAAGGGAGTGAAATTTTACCTCTACTTTCAAAGCATCTGAATCAATCGAATTATCAGCAACTCTTTAAAAATTTAATAGATAGCTTACTTGGAGATTTACCAGAATTTGAAGCATCTGTCAATAATTTTAAAACATTATCATCTTCTATAGACATTCCAATTGCCTATGATCAAGTACGATAA